One Catharus ustulatus isolate bCatUst1 chromosome 2, bCatUst1.pri.v2, whole genome shotgun sequence genomic window carries:
- the ELF1 gene encoding ETS-related transcription factor Elf-1 isoform X1 produces the protein MAAVVQQNELVFEFASNVMEDEQQLGDPSIFPAVIVEHVPSAELLHNYSGLTCVDEPSDMITENSLDVAEEQIIEDDDITLTVEASCHNGDETMETIEAAEALLNMDSPDPMLDEKRMTTMFGATEEEEMVPPITHVSVTLDGIPEVVEVNQAPDPYAESPETPEFEQPKKKKGKKPKPSRSESPTTTPNISVKKKSKDGKGNTIYLWEFLLALLQDKATCPKYIKWTQREKGIFKLVDSKAVSRLWGKHKNKPDMNYETMGRALRYYYQRGILAKVEGQRLVYQFKDMPKDLIYIDDEDASPSTESSDSTLLSPAVANRNQSGRTRASANAGTKGGSTSVVKTGNPKPAKLKEQVEVVQQQTPGLTSEVLRTMQSPVHPTQLFRTVHVMQPLQPLTEGQAAVTSNVPDESLNSSVQNISRTLQTPTQVPVVVSPGNQQLHTVTLQTVPLTTVIASTDPASVTAAQKFILQAIPTSQPMTVLKENIMLQSQKPVSPPSSIVLSPAQVQQVLTSSVQTICNGTVNVASSPSFSASNPVVTFSPSSSQVVSQPSGTVITSVIKAPDTKQVGIKEEEKEESDKVEDAEQSEQRFQQQPFVMVVSSSNNFPSNVQVKQENEPLEPNLY, from the exons CTTGGTGATCCATCTATTTTCCCTGCTGTCATCGTGGAGCATGTTCCTAGTGCAGAACTCCTACATAACTACTCTGGTTTAACCTGTGTGGATGAGCCTAGTGACATGATCACTGAGAACTCTCTGGATGTCGCAGAAGAGCAAATCATAGAAGATGATGATATCACCCTTACAG TTGAAGCATCTTGTCATAATGGAGATGAAACAATGGAAACAATTGAGGCTGCTGAAGCACTTCTTAATATGGACTCCCCTGATCCTATGTTGGATGAAAAAAGAATGa CAACTATGTTTGGTGCaactgaagaggaagaaatggtGCCTCCTATCACACATGTGTCAGTCACACTCGATGGGATTCCTGAGGTAGTGGAAGTTAACCAAGCCCCAGACCCTTATGCTGAATCACCAGAGACTCCAGAATTTGAAcaaccaaagaagaaaaaag GGAAGAAACCAAAACCGTCTCGTTCTGAGTCCCCTACTACAACTCCAAACATatctgtgaaaaagaaaagcaaagatggAAAGG GAAATACAATTTATCTCTGGGAGTTCTTACTAGCACTGCTCCAGGACAAAGCTACATGTCCTAAATATATCAAATGGACTCAAAGAGAGAAGGGCATTTTCAAACTGGTAGATTCCAAAGCTGTGTCCAGGTTgtggggaaaacacaaaaataaacctgACATGAATTATGAAACAATGGGTAGAGCTCTCAG ATATTATTACCAAAGAGGAATCCTTGCTAAAGTAGAAGGTCAGCGCCTGGTATATCAATTTAAAGACATGCCAAAAGATCTCATCTATATTGATGATGAAGATGCGAGCCCTAGCACTGAATCATCAGATTCAACTCTGCTCTCACCTGCTGTGGCCAACAGAAACCAATCAGGCAGAACTAGAGCGTCTGCAAATGCAGGAACAAAGGGAGGATCAACTTCAGTGGTAAAAACAGGAAACCCAAAGCCTGCTAAGCTGAAGGAGCAAGTAGAAGTTGTACAGCAGCAGACACCTGGCTTGACTTCAGAAGTTTTGAGGACAATGCAATCTCCAGTACATCCCACACAGCTTTTTCGGACAGTTCATGTAATGCAGCCATTGCAGCCCCTCACAGAAGGACAAGCAGCCGTAACCAGTAATGTTCCAGATGAATCGTTAAATTCCTCAGTTCAGAATATAAG CAGGACTTTACAGACTCCAACCCAGGTTCCAGTGGTTGTTTCTCCTGGAAATCAGCAGCTGCATACTGTAACACTCCAGACAGTGCCTCTTACTACAGTGATAGCCAGCACAGATCCAGCATCAgtaacagcagcacagaaattcaTTTTACAAGCCATTCCTACTTCCCAGCCCATGACGGTTCTCAAAGAAAACATCATGCTACAGTCTCAGAAGCCAGTCTCGCCTCCTTCCTCGAttgtgctgagcccagcacaaGTTCAGCAGGTGCTCACCAGCAGCGTGCAGACAATTTGCAATGGAACAGTCAACGTGGCCTCATCTCCATCTTTCAGTGCCAGCAACCCCGTGGTGACATTCTCACCCAGCAGCTCACAGGTGGTGTCTCAGCCATCGGGCACGGTGATCACTTCGGTCATTAAAGCACCAGACACGAAGCAGGTTGGCataaaggaagaggaaaaggaggagagtGACAAAGTAGAGGATGCTGAGCAGTCAGAGCAGAGATTCCAGCAGCAACCATTTGTGATGGTAGTGTCCAGTTCAAATAATTTCCCATCTAATGTGCAAGTGAAGCAAGAAAATGAGCCATTGGAGCCCAATTTGTATtga
- the ELF1 gene encoding ETS-related transcription factor Elf-1 isoform X2, translating to MAAVVQQNELVFEFASNVMEDEQQLGDPSIFPAVIVEHVPSAELLHNYSGLTCVDEPSDMITENSLDVAEEQIIEDDDITLTVEASCHNGDETMETIEAAEALLNMDSPDPMLDEKRMTTMFGATEEEEMVPPITHVSVTLDGIPEVVEVNQAPDPYAESPETPEFEQPKKKKGKKPKPSRSESPTTTPNISVKKKSKDGKGNTIYLWEFLLALLQDKATCPKYIKWTQREKGIFKLVDSKAVSRLWGKHKNKPDMNYETMGRALRYYYQRGILAKVEGQRLVYQFKDMPKDLIYIDDEDASPSTESSDSTLLSPAVANRNQSGRTRASANAGTKGGSTSVVKTGNPKPAKLKEQVEVVQQQTPGLTSEVLRTMQSPVHPTQLFRTVHVMQPLQPLTEGQAAVTSNVPDESLNSSVQNIRTLQTPTQVPVVVSPGNQQLHTVTLQTVPLTTVIASTDPASVTAAQKFILQAIPTSQPMTVLKENIMLQSQKPVSPPSSIVLSPAQVQQVLTSSVQTICNGTVNVASSPSFSASNPVVTFSPSSSQVVSQPSGTVITSVIKAPDTKQVGIKEEEKEESDKVEDAEQSEQRFQQQPFVMVVSSSNNFPSNVQVKQENEPLEPNLY from the exons CTTGGTGATCCATCTATTTTCCCTGCTGTCATCGTGGAGCATGTTCCTAGTGCAGAACTCCTACATAACTACTCTGGTTTAACCTGTGTGGATGAGCCTAGTGACATGATCACTGAGAACTCTCTGGATGTCGCAGAAGAGCAAATCATAGAAGATGATGATATCACCCTTACAG TTGAAGCATCTTGTCATAATGGAGATGAAACAATGGAAACAATTGAGGCTGCTGAAGCACTTCTTAATATGGACTCCCCTGATCCTATGTTGGATGAAAAAAGAATGa CAACTATGTTTGGTGCaactgaagaggaagaaatggtGCCTCCTATCACACATGTGTCAGTCACACTCGATGGGATTCCTGAGGTAGTGGAAGTTAACCAAGCCCCAGACCCTTATGCTGAATCACCAGAGACTCCAGAATTTGAAcaaccaaagaagaaaaaag GGAAGAAACCAAAACCGTCTCGTTCTGAGTCCCCTACTACAACTCCAAACATatctgtgaaaaagaaaagcaaagatggAAAGG GAAATACAATTTATCTCTGGGAGTTCTTACTAGCACTGCTCCAGGACAAAGCTACATGTCCTAAATATATCAAATGGACTCAAAGAGAGAAGGGCATTTTCAAACTGGTAGATTCCAAAGCTGTGTCCAGGTTgtggggaaaacacaaaaataaacctgACATGAATTATGAAACAATGGGTAGAGCTCTCAG ATATTATTACCAAAGAGGAATCCTTGCTAAAGTAGAAGGTCAGCGCCTGGTATATCAATTTAAAGACATGCCAAAAGATCTCATCTATATTGATGATGAAGATGCGAGCCCTAGCACTGAATCATCAGATTCAACTCTGCTCTCACCTGCTGTGGCCAACAGAAACCAATCAGGCAGAACTAGAGCGTCTGCAAATGCAGGAACAAAGGGAGGATCAACTTCAGTGGTAAAAACAGGAAACCCAAAGCCTGCTAAGCTGAAGGAGCAAGTAGAAGTTGTACAGCAGCAGACACCTGGCTTGACTTCAGAAGTTTTGAGGACAATGCAATCTCCAGTACATCCCACACAGCTTTTTCGGACAGTTCATGTAATGCAGCCATTGCAGCCCCTCACAGAAGGACAAGCAGCCGTAACCAGTAATGTTCCAGATGAATCGTTAAATTCCTCAGTTCAGAATATAAG GACTTTACAGACTCCAACCCAGGTTCCAGTGGTTGTTTCTCCTGGAAATCAGCAGCTGCATACTGTAACACTCCAGACAGTGCCTCTTACTACAGTGATAGCCAGCACAGATCCAGCATCAgtaacagcagcacagaaattcaTTTTACAAGCCATTCCTACTTCCCAGCCCATGACGGTTCTCAAAGAAAACATCATGCTACAGTCTCAGAAGCCAGTCTCGCCTCCTTCCTCGAttgtgctgagcccagcacaaGTTCAGCAGGTGCTCACCAGCAGCGTGCAGACAATTTGCAATGGAACAGTCAACGTGGCCTCATCTCCATCTTTCAGTGCCAGCAACCCCGTGGTGACATTCTCACCCAGCAGCTCACAGGTGGTGTCTCAGCCATCGGGCACGGTGATCACTTCGGTCATTAAAGCACCAGACACGAAGCAGGTTGGCataaaggaagaggaaaaggaggagagtGACAAAGTAGAGGATGCTGAGCAGTCAGAGCAGAGATTCCAGCAGCAACCATTTGTGATGGTAGTGTCCAGTTCAAATAATTTCCCATCTAATGTGCAAGTGAAGCAAGAAAATGAGCCATTGGAGCCCAATTTGTATtga